The following proteins come from a genomic window of Coffea arabica cultivar ET-39 chromosome 11c, Coffea Arabica ET-39 HiFi, whole genome shotgun sequence:
- the LOC113715399 gene encoding mediator of RNA polymerase II transcription subunit 27, translating to MQQQQPSPAPPQTAAISAGAPSSDQQTAEAPPKQVALAMDRLAQAGRLIADIRIGADRLLEALFVAASEPHQQSSKPLQLIVKEEASMRQYLQDLRTIGKQLEDSGVLNESLRSRSNSWGLHMPLVCPDGAVVAYAWKRQLAGQAGASAVDRTRLALKAFTDQKRRFFPHLDDAASVESAKKKHCAPVVLEELSELRTLSDILTLVEKEVPNVKTSTYQRLEWLKRASLLPSSESSIESSKDHGFHSKFRQGSVSNVTADKVSVIELLFPSIFRAIISLHPSGSTVPDAVAFFSPDEGGSYMHARGFSAYNVFRHITEHASLALQYFVGINAETALYTLLHWVCSYRTILTKVCSKCGRLLTMDQQSGLLLPPVIRPYRNFSAGKVSSKSSSSEDQSANPIEAFHVACYSEAA from the exons ATGCAACAGCAGCAGCCATCTCCGGCACCACCACAGACGGCGGCAATTTCCGCCGGAGCACCGTCTAGTGACCAACAGACTGCTGAGGCGCCACCGAAACAGGTCGCGCTAGCCATGGACCGGCTAGCTCAAGCTGGCCGCCTCATTGCTGACATCAGAATCGGCGCCGATCGCCTCCTCGAAGCCCTATTCGTCGCTGCCTCCGAGCCGCATCAGCAATCCTCCAAACCCTTGCAGCTAATCGTTAAAGAAGAAGCTTCCATGCGCCAATACCTCCAAGACCTCCGCACCAtcg gTAAGCAGTTAGAGGATTCTGGGGTTCTCAATGAATCTCTTCGCTCCAGAAGTAATTCATGGGGTCTTCATATGCCCCTGGTTTGTCCAGATGGTGCTGTTGTTGCATATGCATGGAAACGTCAACTTGCTGGTCAGGCTGGTGCATCTGCTGTAGACAGAACTCG GTTGGCTCTCAAGGCTTTCACTGATCAGAAAAGAAGATTTTTTCCTCACCTTGATGATGCTGCTAGTGTGGAATCTGCTAAAAAGAAACATTGTGCTCCTGTAGTGTTAGAAGAGCTAAGTGAACTGAGAACACTATCAGATATTCTTACCCTTGTAGAAAAAGAGGTCCCAAATGTCAAAACTTCTACATACCAGCGTTTGGAATGGTTGAAAAGAGCTTCCTTGCTTCCTTCTTCTGAAAGTTCAATCGAGTCTTCAAAGGATCATGGATTTCATAGTAAATTTAGACAGGGATCAGTAAGCAATGTCACTGCTGATAAGGTTTCTGTAATTGAATTGCTGTTTCCGTCTATTTTTAGAGCTATAATATCATTGCATCCATCCGGTTCCACTGTTCCTGATGCTGTGGCTTTCTTCTCACCAGATGAG GGTGGCAGCTACATGCATGCTAGGGGGTTTTCAGCTTATAATGTATTTCGGCATATTACG GAACATGCTTCCTTGGCTTTGCAATATTTTGTTGGTATTAATGCTGAAACAGCCTTATATACTCTTTTG cattggGTCTGCAGCTATCGGACTATCCTTACAAAAGTTTGCAG CAAGTGCGGCCGACTGCTAACTATGGACCAACAATCAGGGTTATTATTGCCCCCGGTTATTCGGCCCTACCGAAATTTTTCTGCTGGTAAAGTTTCATCCAAGAGTTCCTCAAGTGAGGATCAAAGTGCCAATCCCATAGAAGCTTTTCATGTTGCCTGCTATTCAGAAGCAGCATAA
- the LOC113716566 gene encoding probable transmembrane ascorbate ferrireductase 3: protein MDVYVYRQSASRLTVLAHLFGIIAIVLLLVWLLHFREGMNLDSDNPFRIFNVHPFLMFFGFIFLAGQAMMAYKTVLAARNVQKVAHMFLHLVAITLGIVGLHAVFKFHDRANIRNLYSLHSWIGIGTFSLYILQWLFGFITFMVPQTSLDSRARALPWHISGGRALLYMAICAAETGLMEKVTFLELQHGRETLLVNFLGLAILLFGITVDVSVALARYV, encoded by the exons ATGGACGTGTACGTGTATCGGCAATCTGCTTCACGTCTGACAGTTCTAGCACATTTATTTGGTATAATAGCCATAGTTCTTTTGCTTGTTTGGCTGCTGCATTTTCGTGAGGGAATGAATCTTGATTCCGACAATCCATTCCGCATTTTCAAT GTTCATCCATTTCTGATGTTTTTCGGCTTCATATTTCTAGCTGGTCAAG CAATGATGGCTTACAAGACAGTACTAGCAGCAAGAAACGTGCAGAAGGTTGCTCATATGTTCCTTCACTTGGTAGCAATCACTTTGGGGATTGTTGGATTACACGCTGTGTTCAAATTCCATGACAGGGCCAACATAAGGAATTTGTACAGCTTACATTCCTGGATAGGCATCGGCACCTTCTCCCTCTACATTTTACAG TGGTTATTTGGGTTCATTACGTTCATGGTTCCACAAACCTCGCTCGACAGTAGGGCGAGGGCACTCCCATGGCATATTTCTGGTGGTAGAGCACTGTTGTACATGGCAATCTGTGCAGCAGAGACTGGATTGATGGAGAAAGTAACATTCTTGGAACTACAACATGGCAGAGAAACTCTATTGGTTAACTTTCTTGGACTGGCAATTCTTCTATTTGGAATTACAGTTGATGTTTCGGTTGCCCTTGCACGTTATGTGTAA